The Streptomyces spororaveus genome includes a region encoding these proteins:
- a CDS encoding AMP-dependent synthetase/ligase yields the protein MTTNLRLPGRPEEITLPALLARNAAEYGDLPALSWRAGPDAGGWTTLSWGEVRRKVAVLASGYAALGVGRGEHVLMMMGNRPEHWLSDLALVHLGAVPVTVYGTSAPEQIAHIARHSRARVAVVEGARELLRWEPLLADSDVPLERLVVAEAAEAGGHSAYGSVYAGGARLHRADAFEKAWRETRPEDPLTVVYTSGTTGDPKGVRLTHRNLMLQAIRLDRHVELPEHAEHICYLPFAHIAERVLGIYLPLLRASHVRLCADPAAVSGAVRELHPVQFFGVPRVWEKLAASVRAVLAQLPEEQRGAIEAANDLARARAVHLERGEEVPAALEASYAAAKERVLDPLLRLAGLDRLAWTASATAPMPIDVVRFWAGWGITIMDAWGLTETSGVCTVNSPDRFRLGSVGRPIEGLELRLADDGEILTRGDTVFGGYLRPDGSVESAADAGGWFPTGDIGRVDEDGFLWLTDRKKELIITSNGKNVSPALVENTVKEHPLIGQALVHGDGRSYLVALLVLDPELAPVWAAARGIEAASAPELAAHPAVREEIARAVEAANARLNRTEQIKRYRLLTEEWGPETGELTPSLKLRRRVVRDKYGALIDGLYEEPYASA from the coding sequence ATGACCACGAACCTGCGACTGCCCGGACGACCCGAAGAGATCACCCTGCCGGCCCTGCTGGCCCGCAACGCCGCCGAGTACGGGGACCTTCCCGCCCTCTCCTGGCGGGCCGGCCCCGACGCCGGCGGATGGACGACCCTCAGCTGGGGCGAGGTGCGCCGCAAGGTCGCCGTCCTCGCCTCCGGATACGCCGCCCTCGGCGTCGGGCGCGGCGAGCACGTGCTGATGATGATGGGCAACCGCCCCGAGCACTGGCTCAGCGACCTCGCCCTCGTCCACCTCGGCGCCGTGCCCGTCACCGTGTACGGAACCTCCGCGCCCGAGCAGATCGCCCACATAGCCCGCCACAGCCGGGCCCGGGTCGCCGTCGTCGAGGGGGCCCGCGAACTCCTGCGCTGGGAACCGCTGCTGGCCGATTCCGACGTGCCCCTGGAGCGGCTCGTCGTGGCCGAGGCCGCCGAGGCCGGCGGGCACAGCGCCTACGGGTCCGTGTACGCCGGCGGGGCCCGGCTGCACCGCGCCGACGCCTTCGAGAAGGCCTGGCGGGAGACCCGCCCCGAGGACCCGCTGACGGTCGTCTACACCTCCGGGACCACCGGGGACCCGAAGGGGGTGCGGCTGACCCACCGCAACCTCATGCTCCAGGCGATCCGCCTCGACCGGCACGTGGAACTGCCCGAGCACGCCGAGCACATCTGCTACCTGCCCTTCGCGCACATCGCCGAGCGGGTCCTCGGCATCTACCTGCCCCTGCTGCGGGCCTCCCACGTCCGGCTGTGCGCCGACCCGGCCGCCGTGTCGGGGGCGGTCCGCGAGCTGCACCCCGTGCAGTTCTTCGGCGTGCCCCGGGTCTGGGAGAAGCTCGCCGCCTCCGTCCGCGCCGTCCTCGCGCAGCTCCCCGAGGAACAGCGCGGAGCCATCGAGGCCGCGAACGACCTGGCCCGCGCCCGGGCCGTCCATCTGGAGCGCGGCGAGGAGGTCCCGGCCGCGCTCGAAGCCTCGTACGCCGCTGCCAAGGAACGGGTGCTGGACCCGCTGCTGCGCCTGGCGGGCCTGGACCGGCTGGCGTGGACGGCCAGCGCCACCGCGCCGATGCCGATCGACGTGGTCCGCTTCTGGGCCGGCTGGGGCATCACCATCATGGACGCCTGGGGGCTCACCGAGACCTCGGGCGTGTGCACGGTCAACAGCCCGGACCGCTTCCGGCTCGGCTCGGTGGGCCGTCCGATCGAGGGGCTGGAGCTGAGACTGGCCGACGACGGGGAGATCCTCACCCGCGGGGACACCGTCTTCGGCGGCTATCTGCGGCCGGACGGCTCGGTGGAGAGCGCCGCGGACGCCGGGGGCTGGTTCCCGACGGGGGACATCGGCCGGGTCGACGAGGACGGGTTCCTCTGGCTGACCGACCGCAAGAAGGAACTGATCATCACCTCGAACGGCAAGAACGTCTCACCGGCCCTGGTGGAGAACACGGTCAAGGAGCACCCGCTGATCGGCCAGGCCCTGGTGCACGGCGACGGCCGCTCCTACCTCGTCGCGCTGCTGGTCCTGGACCCTGAGCTGGCCCCGGTCTGGGCCGCCGCCCGGGGCATCGAGGCCGCCTCGGCACCGGAGCTGGCCGCGCACCCGGCCGTCCGCGAGGAGATCGCCCGTGCGGTGGAGGCGGCCAACGCCCGGCTCAACCGCACGGAGCAGATCAAGCGGTACCGGCTGCTCACCGAGGAGTGGGGCCCCGAGACGGGCGAGCTCACCCCGTCGCTCAAACTCCGCCGCCGGGTGGTCCGCGACAAGTACGGCGCGCTGATCGACGGCCTGTACGAGGAGCCGTACGCGTCCGCCTAG
- a CDS encoding MerR family transcriptional regulator, which yields MADQAPEPMLTVDELAARAGVTVRTVRFYSTRGLLPPPVIGPRRVGHYGPEHLSRLALIEELQHQGMTLSAIERYLEALPDDLSAHDLAIHRAMVASWAPDAAREVSREELEKRAGRSLSDTDVRRLTAMNVLAAAGDGFRVDVGLLRLGVALLDVPIAHETILAARRVLMEHTRSAAHELTALFRDEVWGPFTEGESDPERVESMKALSAHMQPMVVQALVTAFQRSLREELRAAFASEPEADGGPDGPDGPPAPLPRG from the coding sequence ATGGCCGACCAGGCACCCGAGCCGATGCTCACCGTCGACGAGCTGGCGGCCCGGGCGGGCGTCACCGTGCGCACCGTTCGTTTCTACAGCACCCGCGGGCTTTTGCCCCCTCCCGTGATCGGCCCTCGTCGGGTGGGGCACTACGGCCCGGAACACCTCTCCCGGCTGGCGCTGATCGAGGAGCTGCAGCACCAGGGCATGACCCTGTCCGCCATCGAGCGCTATCTGGAAGCGCTGCCCGACGACCTGAGCGCCCACGACCTGGCCATCCACCGTGCGATGGTGGCGAGTTGGGCCCCGGACGCGGCCCGGGAGGTCTCGCGGGAGGAGCTGGAGAAGCGGGCGGGGCGGAGTCTGTCGGACACCGATGTCCGGCGGCTGACGGCGATGAACGTGCTCGCCGCCGCCGGGGACGGGTTCCGGGTGGACGTGGGCCTGCTGAGGCTCGGGGTCGCGCTGCTGGACGTACCGATCGCCCACGAGACGATCCTGGCGGCGCGCAGGGTGCTGATGGAGCACACGAGGTCGGCGGCGCACGAGCTGACCGCGCTGTTCCGGGACGAGGTGTGGGGTCCGTTCACGGAGGGCGAGAGCGATCCGGAGCGGGTGGAGTCGATGAAGGCGCTGTCGGCGCACATGCAGCCGATGGTGGTCCAGGCGCTGGTGACGGCTTTTCAGCGGTCGCTACGGGAGGAACTGCGGGCGGCGTTCGCCTCGGAACCGGAGGCGGACGGCGGGCCGGACGGGCCGGACGGGCCGCCGGCACCCCTGCCGCGGGGGTAG
- a CDS encoding maltokinase N-terminal cap-like domain-containing protein, whose protein sequence is MAVIHRTTMSPGKLELLAGWLPLRPWYRGGTGGPQLSKAGGFRLDDPEGEVGIEFMVVTDSRGDEPVTYLVPLTYRGEPLAEAGEGLIGTSEHGVLGRRWIYDGAHDPVLVEQLLALLAGRTTAQDQNASDAPDPTVEVRTEGAGVPAGLTGAGTVTDTADASLVAVGPVTREGPASALTVHRVLRPGPAAAGDGVPGRVLAGWTDPDGTPLHGLFAHLTGA, encoded by the coding sequence ATGGCAGTCATTCACCGCACCACCATGTCGCCCGGCAAGCTCGAACTCCTCGCCGGCTGGCTGCCCCTGCGCCCCTGGTACCGGGGTGGCACGGGTGGCCCGCAGCTCTCCAAGGCCGGTGGCTTCCGGCTCGACGACCCCGAGGGTGAGGTGGGCATCGAGTTCATGGTGGTCACCGACAGCCGCGGGGACGAGCCGGTGACCTACCTGGTCCCGCTGACCTACCGCGGGGAACCGCTGGCGGAGGCCGGGGAGGGCCTGATCGGCACCTCCGAGCACGGGGTGCTGGGCCGCCGCTGGATCTACGACGGCGCGCACGACCCGGTCCTGGTCGAGCAGTTGCTGGCGCTGCTGGCGGGCCGTACGACGGCGCAGGACCAGAACGCGAGCGACGCCCCCGACCCGACGGTCGAGGTCCGCACGGAGGGGGCCGGGGTGCCGGCGGGCCTGACCGGAGCCGGGACCGTGACGGACACCGCCGACGCGAGCCTCGTCGCCGTGGGCCCGGTGACGCGGGAAGGGCCGGCGTCGGCCCTGACCGTCCACCGGGTGCTCCGTCCCGGTCCCGCTGCCGCCGGAGACGGCGTACCGGGGCGGGTCCTGGCCGGCTGGACCGACCCGGACGGCACGCCGCTGCACGGACTGTTCGCGCACCTGACCGGGGCCTGA
- a CDS encoding 3-hydroxyacyl-CoA dehydrogenase NAD-binding domain-containing protein has product MSESTTIRWEQDETGVVTLILDDPNQSANTMNQAFKDSIAAIADRAEAEKDSIRGIVFTSAKKTFFAGGDLKDMIRLRPEHAQIAFDTGTEIKRSLRRIETLGKPVVAAVNGAALGGGYEIALACHHRIALDAPGSKIGLPEVTLGLLPAGGGVTRTVRLMGIADALLKVLLQGTQYTPQRALDNGLVHELAATPEEMLAKARAFIDANPESKQPWDVPGYKIPGGTPSNPRFAANLPAFPANLKKQLNGAPYPAPRNILACAVEGSQVDFETALTIEARYFTELVTGQTAKNMIQAFFFDLQAVNAGRSRPQGIEPRQVRKVAVLGAGMMGAGIAYSCARAGIEVVLKDVTAEAAAKGKAYSEKLLDKALSRGRTTEAKRAELLARITPTADAADLAGCDAVIEAVFEDTSLKHKVFQEIQDVIEPDALLCSNTSTLPITGLAEGVSRPVDFIGLHFFSPVDKMPLVEIIKGERTGDEAIARAFDLVRQINKTPIVVNDSRGFFTSRVIGQFINEGVAMIGEGVEPASIEQAAAQAGYPAKVLSLMDELTLTLPRKIRNETRKAFEAQGKAWAEHPADAVIDRMVDEFGRPGRSGGAGFYEYDEAGKRARIWPGLREHFAKPGYEIPFEDMKERMLFSEALDTVRCLDEGVLTSIADANIGSIMGIGFPAWTGGVIQYINGYEGGLPGFVARARELADAYGERFTPPASLIAKAERGETYAD; this is encoded by the coding sequence ATGAGCGAGTCCACCACGATCCGCTGGGAACAGGACGAGACCGGCGTCGTCACCCTGATCCTCGACGACCCCAACCAGTCCGCCAACACGATGAACCAGGCCTTCAAGGACTCCATCGCGGCGATCGCCGACCGCGCCGAGGCCGAGAAGGACTCCATCCGGGGCATCGTCTTCACCTCCGCCAAGAAGACCTTCTTCGCGGGCGGCGACCTCAAGGACATGATCCGGCTCCGTCCGGAGCACGCGCAGATCGCCTTCGACACCGGCACCGAGATCAAGCGCTCCCTGCGCCGGATCGAGACCCTCGGCAAGCCCGTCGTCGCCGCCGTCAACGGAGCCGCCCTCGGCGGCGGTTACGAGATCGCCCTCGCCTGCCACCACCGCATCGCCCTCGACGCGCCCGGCTCCAAGATCGGCCTGCCCGAGGTCACCCTCGGCCTGCTCCCGGCCGGCGGCGGTGTCACCCGTACCGTGCGCCTGATGGGCATCGCCGACGCGCTGCTCAAGGTGCTGCTCCAGGGCACCCAGTACACCCCGCAGCGCGCCCTGGACAACGGCCTGGTGCACGAACTGGCCGCCACTCCCGAGGAGATGCTGGCCAAGGCCCGCGCCTTCATCGACGCGAACCCCGAGTCGAAGCAGCCCTGGGACGTACCCGGCTACAAGATCCCGGGCGGTACGCCGTCCAACCCGCGGTTCGCCGCCAACCTCCCGGCCTTCCCGGCCAACCTGAAGAAGCAGCTGAACGGGGCCCCGTACCCGGCCCCGCGCAACATCCTGGCCTGCGCCGTCGAGGGCTCCCAGGTGGACTTCGAGACCGCGCTGACCATCGAGGCCCGCTACTTCACCGAGCTGGTCACCGGCCAGACCGCCAAGAACATGATCCAGGCGTTCTTCTTCGACCTCCAGGCCGTCAACGCGGGCCGCAGCCGCCCGCAAGGCATCGAGCCGCGGCAGGTCCGCAAGGTCGCCGTCCTCGGCGCCGGCATGATGGGCGCGGGCATCGCCTACTCCTGTGCCCGCGCGGGCATCGAGGTGGTGCTGAAGGACGTCACCGCCGAGGCCGCCGCCAAGGGCAAGGCGTACTCCGAGAAGCTGCTCGACAAGGCGCTCTCGCGCGGCCGGACCACCGAGGCCAAGCGCGCCGAGCTGCTCGCCCGGATCACCCCGACCGCCGACGCGGCCGACCTCGCGGGCTGCGACGCCGTCATCGAGGCCGTCTTCGAGGACACCTCCCTCAAGCACAAGGTGTTCCAGGAGATCCAGGACGTCATCGAGCCGGACGCGCTGCTGTGCTCCAACACCTCCACGCTGCCCATCACGGGCCTCGCCGAAGGGGTGTCGCGGCCGGTCGACTTCATCGGACTGCACTTCTTCTCGCCCGTCGACAAGATGCCGCTGGTGGAGATCATCAAGGGGGAGCGGACCGGTGACGAGGCCATCGCGCGCGCCTTCGACCTGGTCCGGCAGATCAACAAGACCCCGATCGTGGTCAACGACTCGCGCGGCTTCTTCACCTCGCGCGTCATCGGCCAATTCATCAACGAGGGCGTCGCGATGATCGGCGAGGGCGTCGAGCCCGCCTCGATCGAGCAGGCCGCCGCCCAGGCCGGCTACCCGGCCAAGGTGCTCTCCCTGATGGACGAGCTCACCCTCACCCTGCCGCGCAAGATCCGCAACGAGACCCGCAAGGCCTTCGAGGCCCAGGGCAAGGCCTGGGCCGAGCACCCCGCCGACGCGGTCATCGACCGCATGGTGGACGAGTTCGGGCGCCCCGGGCGCAGCGGCGGGGCGGGCTTCTACGAGTACGACGAGGCGGGCAAGCGCGCCCGTATCTGGCCGGGCCTGCGCGAGCACTTCGCCAAGCCGGGCTACGAGATCCCGTTCGAGGACATGAAGGAGCGGATGCTCTTCTCCGAGGCCCTGGACACCGTCCGCTGCCTCGACGAGGGCGTGCTCACCTCGATCGCCGACGCCAACATCGGCTCCATCATGGGCATCGGCTTCCCGGCCTGGACGGGCGGCGTGATCCAGTACATCAACGGCTACGAGGGCGGCCTGCCCGGCTTCGTGGCCCGTGCCCGCGAGCTCGCCGACGCCTACGGCGAGCGCTTCACCCCGCCGGCCTCGCTGATCGCGAAGGCCGAGCGCGGCGAGACGTACGCGGACTGA
- a CDS encoding acetyl-CoA C-acetyltransferase, giving the protein MSTEAYVYDAIRTPRGRGKANGALHGTKPIDLVVGLIDALRERNPGLDPATIDDIVLGVVGPVGDQGSDIARIAAIAAGLPDTVAGVQENRFCASGLEAVNLAAAKVRSGWEDLVLAGGVESMSRVPMASDGGAWFADPMTNWDTGFVPQGIGADLIATIEGFSRRDVDEYAALSQERAAAAIKDDRFAKSVVPVTDRNGLIVLDHDEFVRPGTTADTLAKLKPSFADIGELGGFDAVALQKYHWVEKIDHVHHAGNSSGIVDGASLVAIGSREAGERNGLTPRARIVSAAVSGSEPTIMLTGPAPATRKALAKAGLTIDDIDLVEINEAFAGVVLRFVKDMGLSLDKVNVNGGAIALGHPLGATGAMILGTIVDELERQDKRYGLVTLCVGGGMGVATIVERL; this is encoded by the coding sequence GTGAGCACCGAAGCTTACGTATACGACGCGATCCGCACCCCGCGCGGCCGGGGCAAGGCCAACGGCGCCCTGCACGGCACCAAGCCGATCGACCTGGTCGTCGGGCTCATCGACGCCCTGCGCGAGCGCAACCCCGGTCTGGACCCCGCCACCATCGACGACATCGTGCTCGGCGTCGTCGGCCCGGTCGGCGACCAGGGCTCGGACATCGCCCGTATCGCGGCCATCGCCGCCGGGCTCCCGGACACCGTGGCCGGTGTACAGGAGAACCGCTTCTGCGCCTCGGGTCTGGAGGCCGTCAACCTGGCCGCCGCGAAGGTCCGCTCCGGCTGGGAGGACCTGGTCCTCGCGGGCGGCGTGGAGTCCATGTCGCGCGTCCCGATGGCCTCCGACGGCGGTGCCTGGTTCGCCGACCCGATGACCAACTGGGACACCGGCTTCGTCCCGCAGGGCATCGGCGCCGACCTGATCGCCACCATCGAGGGCTTCTCCCGGCGCGACGTCGACGAGTACGCGGCCCTGTCGCAGGAGCGGGCCGCCGCGGCCATCAAGGACGACCGCTTCGCGAAGTCCGTGGTCCCGGTCACCGACCGCAACGGCCTGATCGTCCTGGACCACGACGAGTTCGTCCGCCCCGGCACCACCGCCGACACCCTCGCCAAGCTGAAGCCCTCCTTCGCGGACATCGGCGAGCTCGGCGGCTTCGACGCGGTCGCGCTGCAGAAGTACCACTGGGTCGAGAAGATCGACCACGTCCACCACGCGGGCAACTCCTCCGGCATCGTCGACGGCGCCTCGCTCGTCGCCATCGGCTCCCGCGAGGCCGGCGAGCGCAACGGCCTGACCCCGCGCGCCCGGATCGTCTCGGCGGCCGTCTCCGGCTCTGAGCCCACCATCATGCTCACCGGTCCCGCACCCGCCACCCGCAAGGCCCTCGCCAAGGCCGGTCTGACCATCGACGACATCGACCTCGTCGAGATCAACGAGGCCTTCGCGGGCGTCGTCCTGCGCTTCGTCAAGGACATGGGCCTGTCCCTCGACAAGGTCAACGTCAACGGCGGCGCCATCGCGCTCGGCCACCCGCTCGGCGCGACCGGCGCGATGATCCTCGGCACGATCGTCGACGAGCTGGAGCGCCAGGACAAGCGCTACGGGCTCGTCACCCTCTGCGTCGGCGGCGGCATGGGCGTCGCCACCATCGTCGAACGCCTCTGA
- a CDS encoding acyl-CoA dehydrogenase family protein, producing the protein MQRRIFDADHEAFRETVRTFLSKEVLPHYEQWEQDGIVSREAWRAAGRQGLLGLAVPEEYGGGGNTDFRYAAVIAEEFTRAGAPGLAIGLHNDIIGPYLTSLATEEQKRRWLPGFCSGETITAIAMTEPGAGSDLQGIRTTAEDRGDHWVLNGSKTFISNGILADLVIVVAKTTPEGGAHGLSLLVVERGTEGFERGRNLDKIGQKSQDTAELFFNDVRVPKENLLGELNGAFVHLMTNLAQERMGIAMAGIAAAEHLLEITTQYVKEREAFGRPLAKLQHIRFEIAEMATEVAVTRTFLDRCITDHSNGELDHVHASMAKWWATELQKRVADRCLQLHRGYGYMTEYRVARAFTDGRIQTIYGGTTEIMKEIIGRSLLG; encoded by the coding sequence ATGCAACGCCGCATCTTCGACGCCGACCACGAGGCGTTCCGAGAGACCGTACGCACCTTCCTCAGCAAGGAGGTGCTGCCGCACTACGAGCAGTGGGAGCAGGACGGCATCGTCAGCCGCGAGGCCTGGCGGGCCGCGGGCCGGCAGGGGCTGCTGGGCCTCGCCGTCCCGGAGGAGTACGGCGGCGGCGGGAACACCGACTTCCGCTACGCCGCCGTGATCGCCGAGGAGTTCACCCGCGCGGGCGCCCCCGGCCTGGCCATCGGCCTGCACAACGACATCATCGGGCCCTACCTCACCTCGCTCGCCACCGAGGAGCAGAAGCGCCGCTGGCTGCCCGGCTTCTGCTCCGGCGAGACCATCACCGCCATCGCGATGACCGAGCCGGGCGCGGGCTCCGACCTCCAGGGGATCCGGACCACCGCCGAGGACCGGGGCGACCACTGGGTGCTGAACGGCTCCAAGACCTTCATCTCCAACGGCATCCTCGCCGACCTGGTGATCGTGGTCGCGAAGACCACCCCCGAGGGCGGGGCGCACGGCCTGTCCCTGCTGGTGGTCGAGCGCGGTACGGAGGGCTTCGAACGCGGCCGCAACCTCGACAAGATCGGCCAGAAGTCCCAGGACACCGCCGAGCTGTTCTTCAACGACGTACGCGTCCCGAAGGAGAACCTGCTCGGCGAGCTGAACGGCGCCTTCGTCCACCTGATGACCAACCTCGCGCAGGAGCGGATGGGCATCGCCATGGCCGGCATAGCCGCCGCCGAGCACCTGCTGGAGATCACCACCCAGTACGTGAAGGAGCGCGAGGCCTTCGGCCGGCCGCTGGCCAAGCTGCAGCACATCCGGTTCGAGATCGCGGAGATGGCCACCGAGGTGGCCGTCACCCGGACCTTCCTCGACCGCTGCATCACGGACCACTCGAACGGCGAACTGGACCACGTACACGCCTCCATGGCCAAGTGGTGGGCCACCGAGCTGCAGAAGCGCGTCGCCGACCGCTGCCTGCAACTCCACAGAGGCTACGGCTACATGACCGAATACCGGGTCGCCCGGGCCTTCACCGACGGCCGCATCCAGACCATCTACGGCGGTACGACCGAGATCATGAAGGAGATCATCGGCCGTTCGCTGCTCGGCTGA
- a CDS encoding LLM class F420-dependent oxidoreductase, protein MELSMMLDYAGDPRRAADQAAALESAGLDAVWVAEAWGFDSPTIMGYLAARTERLKIGSAILNVYSRTPGLIAQTAAGLDALSGGRALLGLGASGPQVVEGWHGMPYDRPLGRTRETVELCRCIWRRETIDHHGITDMPLPPERGTGLGKPLKILTRPVRPAIPVYIASLGPANVRMTAEIADGWLPTLFIPEKAAAVWGGPLAEGTAKRPPELGPLQTVAGGLLAIGPDAAAVRDLARPQIALYVGGMGAVGKNFYNDLAVAYGYEEEARRIQELYLAGRKRDAAAAVPDEFCELMTLCGPEGYVRERVEAFREAGVTMLNVTPVGPDPAKLIETVKSWL, encoded by the coding sequence ATGGAACTGTCCATGATGCTCGACTACGCCGGTGACCCGCGCCGGGCCGCCGACCAGGCCGCCGCGCTGGAGTCGGCCGGGCTCGACGCCGTATGGGTGGCCGAGGCCTGGGGATTCGACTCGCCGACGATCATGGGCTATCTCGCCGCCCGCACCGAGCGGCTGAAGATCGGCTCGGCCATCCTGAACGTCTACTCGCGCACCCCCGGCCTCATCGCCCAGACCGCCGCCGGCCTGGACGCGCTCTCGGGCGGCCGGGCGCTGCTCGGACTCGGCGCCTCCGGCCCGCAGGTCGTCGAGGGCTGGCACGGGATGCCGTACGACAGACCGCTCGGCCGGACCCGCGAGACGGTCGAGCTGTGCCGGTGCATCTGGCGCCGCGAGACGATCGACCACCACGGCATCACCGACATGCCGCTGCCGCCGGAGCGCGGCACCGGGCTCGGCAAGCCGCTGAAGATCCTCACCCGCCCGGTCCGCCCCGCGATCCCCGTCTACATCGCCTCGCTCGGCCCCGCCAACGTCCGGATGACCGCCGAGATCGCGGACGGCTGGCTGCCCACGCTCTTCATCCCGGAGAAGGCCGCCGCGGTGTGGGGCGGCCCGCTCGCCGAGGGGACCGCCAAGCGGCCGCCGGAACTCGGGCCGCTGCAGACCGTCGCGGGCGGCCTGCTCGCCATCGGCCCGGACGCGGCCGCCGTACGGGACCTCGCGCGCCCGCAGATCGCGCTGTACGTCGGCGGTATGGGCGCGGTCGGCAAGAACTTCTACAACGACCTGGCCGTCGCCTACGGGTATGAGGAAGAGGCCCGACGGATCCAGGAGCTGTACCTCGCCGGGCGCAAGCGCGACGCCGCCGCAGCCGTCCCGGACGAGTTCTGCGAGCTGATGACGCTGTGCGGGCCCGAGGGCTACGTACGCGAGCGCGTCGAGGCCTTCCGCGAGGCGGGCGTCACCATGCTCAACGTCACCCCGGTCGGCCCCGACCCGGCCAAGCTGATCGAAACCGTCAAGAGCTGGCTCTAG
- a CDS encoding CaiB/BaiF CoA transferase family protein produces MAVTGNGNRDASGPGPLAGVRVVELAGIGPGPFAAMLLADLGADVVRVDRPGGGGLAVDPAYDITNRGKRSVLLDLKSADGPARVLDLVERADVLVEGFRPGVAERLGVGPAACHARNPKLVYGRMTGWGQDGPLAETAGHDIAYIAVTGALGMIGKPGEPPAVPANLVGDYAGGSLYLVIGVLAALHHARATGTGQVVDAAIVDGTAHLTAMIHGMMAAGGWQDRRGANLLDGGCPFYGTYETSDGLYMAVGALEQQFYDTFVQLLGIEDRAPARKDPARWGELREAVAARFRTRTREEWTAVFEGSDACVAPVLSLREAPDHPHLAARGTFTDFGGIVQPAPAPRFSATPGALTAGPAQPGAHAGSVAADWDVPALLGTEKEN; encoded by the coding sequence ATGGCAGTGACAGGGAACGGGAACCGGGACGCGAGCGGGCCCGGCCCGCTCGCCGGGGTGCGCGTCGTCGAACTGGCGGGCATCGGTCCCGGACCGTTCGCCGCCATGCTCCTCGCCGACCTGGGAGCCGACGTCGTACGGGTGGACCGGCCCGGCGGTGGCGGGCTCGCGGTCGATCCGGCCTACGACATCACCAACCGCGGCAAACGCTCCGTCCTGCTCGACCTCAAGTCCGCCGACGGGCCCGCCCGCGTCCTGGACCTGGTCGAGCGGGCCGACGTACTCGTCGAGGGGTTCCGCCCCGGGGTCGCCGAGCGCCTCGGCGTCGGACCCGCCGCGTGCCACGCCCGCAATCCGAAGCTCGTCTACGGCCGGATGACCGGCTGGGGCCAGGACGGCCCGCTCGCCGAGACCGCCGGGCACGACATCGCGTACATTGCCGTCACCGGTGCCCTCGGCATGATCGGGAAGCCGGGAGAGCCGCCGGCCGTGCCCGCCAACCTGGTCGGGGACTACGCGGGCGGCTCGCTCTACCTGGTCATCGGGGTCCTCGCCGCCCTGCACCACGCCCGCGCCACCGGCACCGGCCAGGTCGTCGACGCGGCCATCGTCGACGGCACCGCCCACCTCACCGCCATGATCCACGGCATGATGGCGGCGGGCGGCTGGCAGGACCGCCGCGGGGCCAACCTCCTCGACGGCGGCTGCCCCTTCTACGGCACCTACGAGACCTCCGACGGCCTGTACATGGCGGTCGGCGCGCTGGAGCAGCAGTTCTACGACACCTTCGTGCAGCTCCTCGGCATCGAGGACCGGGCCCCCGCCCGCAAGGACCCGGCCCGCTGGGGCGAACTGCGGGAGGCGGTCGCCGCGCGCTTCAGGACCCGTACGCGGGAGGAGTGGACGGCCGTCTTCGAGGGCAGCGACGCCTGCGTCGCGCCGGTGCTCTCGCTGCGCGAGGCCCCGGACCACCCCCACCTCGCCGCCCGCGGGACCTTCACCGACTTCGGCGGCATCGTCCAGCCCGCGCCCGCACCGCGCTTCTCGGCGACGCCGGGCGCCCTCACCGCCGGTCCGGCGCAGCCGGGTGCGCACGCCGGATCGGTCGCGGCCGACTGGGACGTACCGGCCCTGCTCGGGACGGAGAAGGAGAACTGA